The Seriola aureovittata isolate HTS-2021-v1 ecotype China chromosome 3, ASM2101889v1, whole genome shotgun sequence genome includes a region encoding these proteins:
- the znf330 gene encoding zinc finger protein 330, protein MPKKKTGARKKAESRKEREKQSRANREHVDVAKHPCNSNMDCDKCQRKQKNRAFCYFCNSVQKLPVCAQCGKTKCMKSSDCVIKHPGIHSTGMAMVGAVCDFCEAWVCHGRKCLSTHACACPLTDADCIECERGVWDHGGRIFRCSFCQNFLCEDDQFEHQASCQILQAETFKCVSCNRLGQHSCLRCKACYCDDHAKSKVFKQEKGKAPPCPKCGHETQETKDLSMSTRTLKFGRQAGADDDDDYYDGASGYDSYWKNLASGGRDQQDDYGEDDDYEEDEYEEEDEDEEEEEDDDDEEEEEGEEEKAADSLAGLKLDGTTA, encoded by the exons ATGCCGAAGAAGAAAACCGGTGCACGGAAAAAGGCTGAGAGTCGTAAAGAGCGAGAGAAACAGAGCCGAGCCAACCGGGAACATGTTGATGTGGCCAAACACCCCTGCAACTCTAACATG GACTGTGACAAATGCCAGAG aaaacagaagaacagagcTTTCTGCTACTTCTGCAACTCAGTGCAGAAGCTGCCTGTCTGCGCCCAGTGTG GAAAAACCAAGTGCATGAAGTCATCTGACTGTGTCATCAAACATCCTGGGATCCACAGCACTGGGATGGCCATGGTG GGGGCAGTATGTGACTTCTGCGAAGCTTGGGTGTGCCACGGTAGGAAATGTTTGAGCACTCACGCCTGTGCATGTCCCCTGACTGATGCAGACTGCATCGAGTGTGAGCGTGGTGTCTGGGATCACG GAGGAAGAATTTTCCGTTGTTCCTTCTGTCAAAACTTCTTGTGTGAGGATGATCAGTTTGAACACCAGGCAAGCTGCCAAATCCTTCAGGCAGAAACATTCAAGT GTGTTTCCTGTAATAGACTGGGACAGCACTCGTGCCTGCGCTGTAAG GCCTGTTACTGTGATGACCACGCCAAGAGTAAGGTCTTTAAACAAGAAAAGGGCAAAGCTCCACCATGTCCCAAGTGTGGCCACGAGACTCAGGAGACCAAAGACCTCAGCATGTCCA CTCGCACGCTGAAATTTGGCCGCCAGGCTGGCgctgatgatgacgacgatTACTATGACGGAGCATCGGGGTATGACTCCTACTGGAAGAACTTAGCATCTGGAGGCAGAGACCAACAGGATGACTACGGAGAGGATGACGACTACGAGGAAGATGagtatgaggaggaggatgaagatgaggaggaagaggaagatgatgatgacgaggaggaggaagagggtgaaGAGGAAAAGGCTGCTGATTCCCTGGCTGGTCTCAAATTGGACGGGACTACTGCCTGA